A genome region from Labilibaculum antarcticum includes the following:
- a CDS encoding phosphopantothenoylcysteine decarboxylase, giving the protein MITTGPTYEKIDPVRFIGNFSSGKMGFSIAEELASQGAQVVLISGPTSLSTQNPNIERIDVVSAQEMYEASLLHFPACDGGIMTAAVADFTPVITEDKKVKRGKENYSIELTPTKDIAASLGAIKTTNQFLVGFALETNNEESNAKLKLATKNLDFIVLNSLNDKGAGFQYDTNKITLINKLGECKKFELKSKTEVAKDIVSELIAYYEE; this is encoded by the coding sequence CTGATTACCACAGGGCCAACCTACGAGAAGATTGATCCTGTTCGTTTTATCGGTAATTTTTCATCTGGGAAAATGGGCTTTTCGATAGCCGAAGAGTTAGCCTCACAAGGTGCTCAGGTTGTTTTGATAAGCGGACCTACTTCTTTAAGTACTCAAAATCCAAATATTGAACGTATTGATGTTGTTTCCGCTCAGGAAATGTACGAGGCATCGCTACTGCATTTCCCAGCTTGCGATGGTGGAATTATGACCGCAGCAGTGGCCGATTTCACACCGGTAATCACTGAAGATAAGAAGGTGAAACGAGGCAAGGAGAACTATTCCATCGAGCTAACTCCTACAAAAGATATTGCAGCGTCTCTTGGTGCAATTAAAACTACCAATCAATTTTTAGTGGGTTTTGCATTGGAAACGAACAACGAAGAATCCAATGCAAAATTAAAACTAGCAACGAAGAATCTGGATTTTATCGTTTTAAATTCTTTAAATGATAAAGGGGCCGGATTTCAGTATGATACCAATAAAATTACCTTGATTAATAAGCTTGGAGAGTGCAAGAAATTCGAATTAAAAAGCAAAACAGAGGTTGCGAAAGATATCGTTTCTGAATTGATTGCATATTATGAAGAATAA
- a CDS encoding flavoprotein, whose translation MLKDKNIILGVTASIAAYKAATLVRLLVKEGANVKVIMTTYAKEFISPVTMATLSKNTVLSDFFKHDDGTWNSHVDLGIWADLLVIAPTTANTMAKMAHGICDNLLLTTYLSAKCPVMHAPAMDLDMFKHPATIRNMDILRSYGDLFIEPSSGELASGLHGKGRMEEPDLIVKEIIGFFESKKKN comes from the coding sequence ATGTTAAAAGATAAAAATATTATTCTTGGAGTCACTGCAAGTATTGCTGCTTATAAAGCCGCTACTTTAGTGCGTTTGTTAGTAAAAGAAGGAGCAAATGTAAAAGTAATCATGACTACCTATGCAAAGGAGTTTATCTCTCCGGTAACCATGGCTACACTATCCAAGAATACCGTTTTATCTGATTTCTTTAAACATGATGATGGAACATGGAATAGTCATGTAGATCTTGGCATTTGGGCCGATTTATTGGTTATTGCTCCAACTACAGCGAATACAATGGCCAAAATGGCTCATGGTATTTGTGACAATCTACTTTTAACCACTTATCTTTCTGCGAAGTGTCCTGTTATGCATGCACCTGCAATGGATCTGGATATGTTTAAACATCCGGCAACAATACGAAATATGGATATTTTGAGATCCTATGGCGATTTGTTTATTGAACCATCAAGTGGTGAGCTGGCTAGTGGACTTCACGGAAAAGGAAGAATGGAAGAGCCGGATTTAATTGTGAAGGAAATCATCGGTTTTTTTGAATCTAAAAAAAAAAACTAA
- a CDS encoding DNA-directed RNA polymerase subunit omega, which produces MDYKKTNAASSTITRNMTELSAEVGNVYESVVIMAKRSNQIAVELKSELNKKLQEFASYTDNLEEVFENREQIEISKYYERLPKPSLIAVEEFINGEIYYRNPAKEAKTED; this is translated from the coding sequence ATGGATTACAAAAAAACAAATGCAGCAAGTTCTACAATTACCCGTAACATGACTGAGTTAAGTGCGGAAGTAGGTAATGTTTACGAATCTGTAGTGATTATGGCAAAGCGTTCTAATCAGATTGCTGTTGAACTGAAAAGTGAACTGAATAAGAAGTTGCAGGAGTTTGCATCTTATACAGATAACTTGGAAGAGGTTTTTGAAAATCGTGAACAGATTGAAATCTCCAAATATTACGAGAGATTACCAAAACCATCTTTAATTGCAGTAGAGGAATTTATTAATGGAGAAATCTATTACAGAAATCCTGCGAAAGAGGCAAAAACAGAAGATTAA
- a CDS encoding outer membrane protein assembly factor BamD, whose protein sequence is MKKIVYVFLLFAFVLGGCSEYQKLLKSNDNPLKYKKAIEYYNSEDYVKAATLFEELLPIYRGTSKAETISYYISYCSYGSGDYIGAGYYFRNFLKTFPDSPYSEESLYMSAYCYFLESPKPRLDQTSTKDAIDALQLYINRYPNSTRIPKCNDYIDEMQDKLVYKSYLSARNYYDREHFPAAIISLQNSIKDYPGSSYREDLMFMLLESRYELAFKSVADKQRERYNLAKEEYFSFVDEFPESKYQKRAEKMIEGMEAYLSKFNTNN, encoded by the coding sequence ATGAAGAAAATTGTTTATGTTTTTTTATTGTTTGCCTTTGTTTTAGGTGGATGCAGCGAATATCAAAAGCTATTGAAAAGTAACGATAATCCTTTGAAATACAAGAAGGCTATTGAATACTACAATTCGGAAGACTATGTGAAAGCTGCAACTCTTTTTGAGGAGTTGTTACCAATTTATCGTGGAACGAGTAAGGCGGAAACAATTAGTTACTATATTTCGTACTGCTCCTATGGATCTGGAGATTATATCGGAGCTGGATATTATTTCAGAAATTTTCTGAAAACTTTTCCTGATAGCCCATACTCAGAAGAGAGTTTGTATATGAGTGCTTATTGTTACTTTTTGGAATCTCCTAAACCGAGATTAGACCAAACGTCAACCAAAGATGCGATTGACGCTTTGCAATTATACATCAATCGTTATCCGAATTCAACCAGAATTCCAAAATGTAATGATTATATTGATGAAATGCAGGATAAGTTGGTGTATAAATCTTACTTAAGCGCAAGAAACTATTACGACAGAGAACATTTTCCTGCAGCAATTATTTCTTTGCAGAATAGTATTAAAGATTACCCGGGCTCATCATATCGTGAAGATTTAATGTTTATGTTGTTGGAATCACGTTACGAACTGGCATTTAAAAGTGTTGCAGATAAACAACGAGAAAGATATAATCTCGCAAAAGAAGAATATTTTTCTTTTGTAGATGAATTCCCTGAAAGTAAGTACCAAAAGCGTGCTGAAAAAATGATTGAAGGCATGGAAGCCTACTTGAGTAAGTTTAATACGAATAATTAA
- a CDS encoding aminotransferase class I/II-fold pyridoxal phosphate-dependent enzyme has translation MDIFDKVTSKKGNLGQYAKQAHGYFAFPKLEGEIGSRMKFRGKEVLTWSLNNYIGLANHPEVRKEDAEASARWGLAYPMGARMMSGQTSRHEELEAKLADFVKKPDAFLLNFGYQGMVSIIDAMVNRHDVIVYDSESHACIMDGLRLHAGKRFVYPHNDMENLTKQLERATKWTEKTGGGILLITEGVFGMAGDLGKLDEICALKDNFNFRLLVDDAHGFGVMGKTGAGTIEHFGVEDKVDLHFSTFAKAMAGIGAFIACSEEVGTYLRYTMRSQIFAKSLPMPIVEGSLKRLELLQNSPKLREDLWSVTKALQEGLTKAGLNIGVTESPVTPVYLSGSVAEGTQVTMDLRENYNIFCSIVVYPVIPKGQLLLRLIPTAMHTLEDVEYTVNAFKEVSKKLTDGKYSNDKFADIFNQ, from the coding sequence GTGGATATATTTGACAAAGTTACCTCAAAAAAAGGAAACCTAGGGCAATACGCTAAGCAAGCTCATGGATATTTTGCATTTCCTAAATTGGAAGGCGAAATCGGATCAAGAATGAAATTTCGTGGAAAAGAAGTTTTAACATGGAGTTTAAACAACTATATCGGATTAGCAAATCACCCAGAAGTAAGAAAAGAAGATGCTGAAGCATCTGCAAGATGGGGATTAGCCTATCCAATGGGAGCTCGTATGATGTCTGGTCAAACAAGTCGTCATGAAGAGTTGGAAGCTAAATTGGCCGATTTCGTTAAAAAGCCAGATGCTTTCCTATTGAATTTTGGATACCAGGGAATGGTGTCAATCATTGATGCTATGGTAAACCGTCATGATGTTATTGTTTACGATTCGGAATCGCATGCATGTATCATGGATGGTTTGAGACTTCATGCTGGAAAACGTTTCGTTTATCCACACAACGACATGGAAAATCTTACCAAGCAATTGGAAAGAGCTACCAAATGGACTGAAAAAACCGGCGGTGGAATTCTTCTTATTACTGAGGGTGTATTCGGAATGGCTGGTGACCTTGGTAAATTGGATGAGATTTGTGCTCTTAAAGACAATTTCAACTTCCGTTTATTAGTTGATGATGCACACGGATTTGGTGTAATGGGAAAAACCGGTGCTGGTACAATCGAGCATTTCGGTGTTGAAGACAAAGTAGATTTACACTTTAGTACTTTTGCAAAAGCAATGGCTGGTATCGGAGCTTTTATCGCTTGCAGTGAAGAAGTTGGTACTTACCTAAGATATACAATGAGATCTCAAATTTTCGCGAAATCATTGCCAATGCCTATCGTAGAAGGATCATTGAAGCGTTTGGAGTTACTTCAAAATTCCCCTAAATTGCGTGAGGATCTTTGGAGTGTAACTAAGGCTTTGCAAGAAGGTTTAACTAAAGCCGGACTAAACATTGGTGTAACAGAATCTCCTGTAACTCCTGTTTACTTATCGGGTAGTGTTGCCGAAGGAACTCAGGTAACTATGGATTTAAGAGAGAATTACAATATTTTCTGTTCTATCGTGGTTTACCCGGTAATTCCTAAAGGACAATTGCTACTTAGATTGATTCCTACTGCAATGCACACTTTAGAAGATGTTGAGTATACTGTTAACGCATTTAAAGAAGTTTCGAAGAAATTAACCGATGGCAAATACAGCAATGATAAATTTGCTGATATTTTCAATCAATAG
- the trxB gene encoding thioredoxin-disulfide reductase encodes MEFKSLNLKDKNPATPEGEVEKVKCLIVGSGPAGYTAAIYAARANLSPVLIEGLQPGGQLTTTTEVDNFPGYADGVTGPAMMADLKKQAERFGTDCRWGLVSSVDFSEYPYKVIVDEKKVIVAESVILATGATAKYLGFPTEEKYMGSGVSACATCDGFFYRGLDVAVVGGGDTAAEEATYLAGLAKKVYLIVRKDYLRASKAMQDRVARTKNIEVLYEHNTKELYGDGVVQGAKLIKRMGEADETEVDIKIDGYFLAIGHTPNSKIFSEYVKTDEQGYVLTEPDTTKTNVPGVFAAGDLKDPHYRQAITSAGSGCMAAMDAERFLSERE; translated from the coding sequence ATGGAATTTAAGTCATTGAATTTGAAGGATAAAAATCCTGCTACACCTGAGGGGGAAGTGGAAAAAGTAAAATGTCTGATTGTTGGGTCTGGTCCTGCCGGGTATACTGCAGCAATTTACGCAGCAAGAGCAAATTTAAGTCCAGTGTTAATAGAAGGTTTGCAACCTGGAGGACAATTGACTACGACTACCGAAGTTGATAATTTTCCTGGGTATGCCGATGGAGTTACTGGCCCGGCTATGATGGCTGACTTAAAAAAGCAAGCGGAGCGATTTGGTACAGATTGTCGCTGGGGACTTGTTTCTTCAGTTGATTTTTCTGAATATCCATACAAAGTAATTGTTGATGAGAAAAAAGTAATTGTTGCTGAGTCGGTTATTCTGGCAACAGGAGCAACAGCTAAATATTTAGGATTCCCAACCGAAGAAAAGTACATGGGCTCGGGCGTTTCTGCTTGTGCTACTTGTGATGGTTTCTTTTACCGCGGATTAGATGTTGCCGTAGTAGGTGGTGGTGATACCGCTGCCGAAGAAGCAACCTATTTGGCTGGCTTGGCTAAGAAAGTATACTTAATTGTACGTAAAGATTATTTAAGAGCTTCTAAGGCCATGCAGGATCGTGTAGCCCGAACCAAAAATATCGAAGTTTTGTACGAACACAATACCAAAGAGCTTTATGGCGATGGTGTAGTGCAGGGGGCTAAGTTGATTAAGAGAATGGGAGAGGCCGACGAAACAGAGGTAGACATCAAAATTGATGGTTACTTTTTAGCAATCGGACACACACCTAATTCAAAAATATTCAGCGAATATGTGAAAACAGATGAGCAGGGTTATGTATTAACAGAGCCGGATACTACCAAAACGAATGTTCCTGGTGTATTTGCTGCAGGCGATTTAAAAGATCCTCATTACCGTCAGGCAATTACTTCTGCCGGTTCAGGCTGTATGGCTGCTATGGATGCTGAAAGATTCCTTTCCGAAAGAGAATAA
- a CDS encoding site-specific integrase, translating to MATAKLILDNRKAKKDGTFPIKLAISHKTKTSYLSGNFSIPEKYWDNGRIKRGCPDIENIRIANNKLAALLFYANDFIAELEERRRVDFMSASQIADYIKNGGKQQHASINFLEYLENYTSTIKNNNTKEKYKTTLVKLQEYADADLLFFDDITKAWLNRYKEHRQEKASAATANIDLRNIRAVFNRAIDFDEIIGQETYPFRKFEFAESKPRNLRLPADKIKLIRDFQTDNKYIALARDFFMLSFYLIGMNNSDIFDIVDIIDGRIDYDRNKTQKAYSIKVEPEAMEIIERRKGEDSFLIYQERYANARNLTKQMNKHLKELGKHETIKVPDLKMYHARHSWAGIAAKKPIGAGKPVIAQALGHGKTTVTDTYFDYDNELVDDLNRKVLDLLNQNKE from the coding sequence ATGGCTACTGCAAAATTGATCCTAGACAACCGAAAAGCTAAGAAAGACGGTACTTTTCCGATAAAGTTAGCAATTTCTCACAAAACTAAAACATCTTATTTAAGTGGAAACTTTTCAATCCCAGAGAAATATTGGGACAATGGACGTATAAAAAGAGGCTGTCCTGACATTGAAAATATCAGAATTGCCAACAACAAATTAGCGGCTCTTTTATTCTATGCTAATGATTTCATAGCAGAATTAGAAGAGCGTAGAAGAGTTGATTTTATGAGTGCTTCACAAATAGCAGACTACATTAAAAACGGTGGAAAACAACAACATGCATCAATTAATTTTCTGGAATATCTAGAAAATTACACTTCCACAATAAAAAACAACAATACAAAAGAAAAATATAAAACTACTCTAGTAAAATTACAAGAGTACGCCGATGCCGATTTACTTTTCTTCGATGATATTACAAAAGCATGGCTTAATCGATACAAAGAACACAGACAAGAAAAAGCAAGTGCAGCAACAGCAAATATTGATCTTAGAAATATTCGAGCTGTATTTAATAGAGCTATTGATTTTGATGAGATTATCGGACAAGAAACATATCCTTTTAGGAAATTTGAGTTTGCAGAAAGCAAACCACGAAACTTACGACTACCAGCTGACAAAATTAAATTGATTCGGGATTTTCAGACCGACAATAAATACATTGCTTTGGCTCGCGATTTCTTCATGCTATCTTTTTACCTAATTGGCATGAACAATTCTGACATTTTCGATATTGTTGATATTATTGACGGAAGAATAGATTACGATCGGAATAAAACTCAAAAGGCCTACTCTATAAAGGTAGAACCTGAAGCAATGGAAATTATTGAGCGAAGAAAAGGAGAAGATTCTTTTTTGATTTATCAGGAACGATATGCAAATGCAAGGAACCTTACCAAACAAATGAATAAACACCTAAAAGAACTGGGTAAACATGAAACAATCAAAGTTCCTGATCTTAAAATGTACCACGCTCGCCACTCTTGGGCAGGAATAGCAGCTAAAAAACCAATTGGAGCAGGAAAACCAGTAATTGCTCAGGCTCTTGGCCACGGCAAAACAACGGTTACCGATACTTATTTTGATTACGATAATGAGCTGGTTGATGATTTAAATAGAAAAGTACTTGACTTACTAAATCAAAATAAAGAATAA
- a CDS encoding zincin-like metallopeptidase domain-containing protein yields MIGYFEKIKEEKRTVKTRVKKTVKTTVKKAKLKVSEILKGLFDFSLDGWKDDKEKFRLELINDIKTFLFTKWEKPWIAGLIFDEEGKILSGFRNISGRLYKNSINLLSMERNAGKSPFFITISALLKQGGKLIDKTRVISVLSYIPMFKDKESKTPRRPDWMLPKLHLAVNVDFCEGIKKPIIKEIEFKNHELNQYVESFLKELVKRKRVPKIFNDQADRCFYRHGKFDYSIEDIHMVDFKQFHQIEEYYSTLFHEITHSTQNPARLGRGKLGISASLDYANEELVAEMGAMILCTELGLKYNRQNGITYLKGWLSNAKGDVDKNLLEAYGYACDSAEYLLEGIDLAKLVPDSMSKRAEQTSPEKQLISQETKSRKIVPKRKGKAPIKQEVKSKKQSKPKEQLSLFGHDSKVIHLDKWKPNTHITKLKTDLGLFLGGYERNQYALVLRGEKGAGKTRFLCQAINLFANQNLKCLFLSLEVSPQSELFGTYSAYINANNKKRVDVSSQNSLAELESYAKKYDVIAIDSWGKLKGISQETFGQLLVKYPKVVWLVIFQSTTAGTARGGIMSEYDGSIVVQIEKGGFAVCEKNRYNSCDLVYNVFDKKLVKNENI; encoded by the coding sequence ATGATTGGATATTTTGAGAAAATAAAGGAGGAGAAAAGGACGGTTAAAACAAGAGTGAAAAAGACTGTAAAGACTACCGTAAAAAAAGCAAAATTGAAAGTAAGCGAAATCCTGAAAGGTTTGTTTGATTTCTCTCTGGATGGTTGGAAAGATGACAAAGAAAAATTTCGATTGGAATTGATCAATGACATCAAAACATTCTTGTTTACCAAATGGGAAAAGCCTTGGATTGCTGGGCTGATCTTTGATGAAGAGGGCAAAATATTAAGCGGGTTTAGGAATATTTCAGGGCGACTCTACAAGAACAGTATTAATCTGTTATCAATGGAGCGAAACGCAGGGAAAAGCCCGTTTTTTATTACTATTTCAGCCCTTTTAAAACAGGGCGGGAAATTGATTGATAAAACCCGTGTAATTTCTGTTTTGTCATACATTCCCATGTTTAAAGATAAGGAGAGTAAAACACCCAGACGGCCTGACTGGATGCTTCCAAAGTTACACCTTGCGGTTAATGTGGATTTTTGTGAGGGAATTAAAAAGCCAATCATTAAAGAGATTGAATTTAAAAACCATGAGTTAAACCAGTATGTAGAAAGTTTCCTTAAAGAGCTGGTTAAAAGGAAACGGGTTCCCAAAATATTTAATGATCAGGCAGATCGATGCTTTTACCGTCATGGTAAATTTGATTATTCGATTGAGGATATCCACATGGTTGATTTTAAGCAATTCCACCAAATAGAGGAATACTATTCAACTCTTTTTCATGAAATCACCCACAGTACACAAAACCCAGCACGTTTAGGACGTGGAAAGCTGGGAATTAGTGCCTCTCTGGATTATGCCAATGAGGAATTGGTTGCAGAAATGGGCGCAATGATTCTTTGTACTGAATTGGGTTTGAAGTACAACCGACAAAATGGAATTACCTATTTGAAAGGCTGGTTAAGTAATGCAAAAGGGGATGTAGATAAAAACCTTTTGGAAGCTTACGGTTATGCTTGTGATAGTGCAGAGTATTTGTTAGAAGGAATTGATCTTGCAAAATTAGTTCCTGACTCTATGAGTAAAAGAGCTGAACAAACCTCGCCCGAAAAACAGCTAATTAGCCAGGAAACAAAGAGTCGAAAAATAGTTCCAAAAAGAAAGGGTAAAGCACCTATAAAACAGGAGGTGAAGAGTAAAAAACAAAGCAAGCCAAAAGAACAGTTATCACTTTTTGGACATGACAGCAAGGTAATTCACCTAGACAAATGGAAACCAAACACCCACATAACCAAGTTGAAAACTGATTTAGGGCTTTTTCTTGGTGGTTATGAAAGGAATCAATACGCTTTAGTCTTAAGAGGTGAAAAGGGAGCTGGGAAAACCAGATTTCTATGTCAGGCAATTAATCTGTTTGCCAACCAAAATTTAAAATGTTTGTTCTTGTCTCTGGAAGTATCGCCACAAAGCGAGCTTTTCGGAACCTACTCAGCCTACATTAATGCCAACAATAAAAAAAGAGTAGATGTTAGTTCTCAAAATTCCCTTGCAGAGCTGGAAAGCTACGCAAAGAAATATGATGTGATTGCAATTGATAGTTGGGGCAAATTAAAGGGGATTTCTCAGGAAACATTCGGACAGCTTTTAGTAAAATATCCAAAAGTTGTCTGGTTGGTAATTTTCCAGAGTACAACGGCTGGAACTGCAAGGGGTGGAATCATGTCGGAGTATGACGGTTCTATTGTGGTGCAGATTGAAAAAGGTGGTTTTGCAGTGTGTGAAAAAAACCGATACAATTCATGTGATTTAGTTTATAACGTATTTGATAAAAAATTAGTGAAAAATGAGAATATCTAA
- a CDS encoding glycoside hydrolase family 108 protein encodes MANFIKSYTITEKMEGGYSNNPNDKGKETYCGISRVAFPDWKGWAFIDKQAHPIQNNAKFSFLSKDVEQFYRTEFWKKLSCGLMTQDVANQLYDYAVNSGKIRAVKSLQTVLNSKGAFLDVDGLIGLKTLNALKRFDSSDIAKALFVERENFINKLIVSQPYFRRAWLNRLSYLRSFLTVQNTMFPVLIVGSFALFFFLTKNNTK; translated from the coding sequence ATGGCAAACTTTATTAAAAGTTACACGATAACGGAAAAAATGGAGGGCGGCTATTCGAACAATCCAAACGATAAGGGAAAAGAAACTTATTGCGGAATATCGAGAGTCGCCTTTCCTGATTGGAAGGGCTGGGCGTTTATAGACAAGCAAGCCCACCCGATACAGAACAATGCAAAGTTTTCCTTCCTAAGCAAGGATGTAGAACAGTTTTACAGGACTGAATTTTGGAAGAAATTAAGCTGTGGTTTAATGACTCAGGATGTAGCGAACCAGCTTTACGACTATGCAGTGAATTCAGGTAAAATAAGAGCCGTTAAAAGCTTGCAAACAGTTTTAAACAGCAAAGGTGCTTTTCTTGATGTGGATGGGTTAATAGGGCTTAAAACATTGAATGCTTTGAAACGCTTTGATTCCTCAGACATCGCAAAAGCTTTGTTTGTTGAGCGGGAAAATTTCATAAACAAACTAATCGTTTCACAGCCTTATTTTAGGCGGGCTTGGTTGAATCGCTTAAGTTACTTACGATCATTTTTAACTGTTCAAAATACAATGTTTCCTGTTCTTATTGTTGGCTCATTTGCCTTGTTTTTTTTTTTAACTAAAAACAATACGAAATGA
- a CDS encoding recombinase family protein: MKNKIYKYARVSTVEQNESRQTEGLSEGEGEMIVDKISGKIAFEKRTGGAKIIKEVKAGLVSDLIVYDIDRLGRDTINILQTLEFMKEYEVCVTVHQLGVKSITDGKISPAFDLITTVMAKLAQMEIERSKERQLEGIEAERKKDENRAFKDKAYKGRKAGSKNKGSKDLVEKYPDVKACLDSGMSIGKTVIATKICESTVKRIRKEYFKQFKN, translated from the coding sequence ATGAAAAACAAAATATACAAATATGCTAGAGTTTCAACCGTAGAGCAAAACGAATCCAGACAGACGGAAGGATTAAGCGAGGGTGAAGGTGAAATGATAGTAGATAAAATTTCCGGAAAAATTGCATTCGAAAAAAGAACGGGTGGAGCAAAAATTATAAAAGAGGTAAAAGCTGGTTTAGTTTCAGATTTGATAGTTTATGATATTGATAGGCTTGGACGTGACACAATCAATATATTACAAACTCTAGAATTCATGAAAGAATATGAAGTTTGTGTTACAGTTCACCAACTAGGAGTGAAAAGCATAACGGACGGAAAAATAAGTCCAGCCTTTGACTTAATCACGACCGTAATGGCAAAGTTGGCACAAATGGAAATTGAAAGAAGTAAAGAAAGACAACTAGAAGGAATTGAGGCGGAAAGAAAAAAAGACGAAAACAGAGCTTTTAAAGATAAAGCTTATAAAGGTCGAAAAGCAGGATCAAAAAATAAAGGAAGTAAAGATTTAGTTGAAAAATACCCAGACGTAAAGGCTTGTTTAGATAGCGGTATGAGTATTGGTAAAACAGTAATAGCAACCAAAATATGCGAAAGTACAGTTAAGAGAATTAGAAAGGAATATTTTAAACAATTTAAAAATTAA